TTCAGCCCATTTGACATACATATTCAGAAGTTCTTCTCTCCATATCTGAGTGAGGAAATTTGTAATACTTTTGTTAGACAGAGAGCGCTACGATGTTCAAACCACAGACAGAACAGTAATAACACAACCAAACCTCATGGTTAAGTCCTTTAGATCCAGCTCTAATAACTACACAAGCTCCCTGCTTGTCATATGGTCCCTTGAGGAGCCGTGACATCTCATACTGATCTAAGAGCTTCCTCACGTCTAAAGATGCAGTATAAGCCTGCTTAAAAAGCCGGTAATTGATAGCTTCCATCTCCACCAACTGCGAGATCAGCTTTGCCTCTTCAGCCTAAGAAATATATACAATTACAAATATCTTGGCTGTAAAAAGTCTGAGTATTTAGTACAGAGAAAAATATAATGCTTCATGATGGCCCTATGCAGGCTTTACACTAAGCTTTTAGTCCCATGGCTAGCCAAAACCTAGTCTTGTTGTATGCTTCCTGTAAACATAAATGTCAATTCTATAGATAAAACTCATAGAAAATGATCTCCACGTGTATCACCTTGTATTTCAAGTCTTTGAGAGCATCAATCGCTTTGGCACTACCACCCAATTTGATGAGGATTTCATTGGATTTAGCAGGGTCTTCCCATAAGTTGCACTCATGTATCATTTCTTCCTGCTTGATTCGTCTTGCTTCCTCATGTTCCAGTGCTGTTGGTGCTAACATCTCAGCACGGAGAACCGTATCTTCAATATtctttttcaaagaaaacaaacctaaaaaaacttaCCACTTAGAAGTGAAAACTACAGCTATGAGAAAGCACCAGATGAAACAGCATACACCAAGACATACATGCATTTGGAAAATAGCAATCACCATCTGATAAGGCTGATTCAAGATCATATTTCAATTGCTTCTACATTTATATAACTCTATCCTCTGGTAATTAGTACAACTGAAAGCAGGCACAAACATTCCAAGACGTGAAAATACACCATGACATCAATGAGCTGTGCTCCAGTAATATATAATATGACAGAACAAATTAACCTGAATTTCAATTCCATGTCTTAAAATCTTCATCCTTGAATATATTACAGCTTTAGCCTACTGCATTATTCTCCTAAAATTCATTTAGACCATTCTTCAGATtgtcaagaaaaacaaataattaaagtcATTAGACAGCCTCAACAAGCGTCACGAGCACCACATTTTTACTATGAAGATCGATCATGACAGAATAAAAAACCTCAACACATGGTAATGTGAACAACAACGAAACTTGTGAACAGAGATGAAACTAAGATTCAGCTTGACACCTGATGAATTATgttaaacacaaacaaaaaggaTAAATACAAGAACATGGTCGTCAAAATTACTGGATAATCAGCTCGCTAACCTGAGATTTTAACAAATATTGTGATGCTTGAAGTTGAGTTTTTGAATTTCCAATGAGCTATTTATTAGCATTTTCAAACTACTTTTCTTGCCAAGAGATAACAACAAGTAAAGAAATCAACTTTATCCAGGAAAACTAAAACAAAGCAGTTCCAGAATGCTAAAAGCACTTACCTTCATGGCcttgttttcaaaatttcattacAAAAGCTGAAAAAAACTGAGCTTTTTTGGAAAACCAACcacaaaatacataaaataaactgaaaaatcaatcCCAAACAGTTAAATTAGACATTTTAACATAAACCCTTTCGATTTCTCCTACATTTGACCACAGAAAATTCCAAATTTAAGCTCTAACCAATTCATTTTCATTAATGGGTTAAGACCCTCTAACAACTACGAACACCAAgagatgtatatatataaacagagagagagaactaAAGAACAGAGAGAAACAAACTAACCCAGTTGTTTGTAGACATTGTTTTTGTCATCCATAGAATGTTTTTGTGAAGCTCTGACTCTCGAGTATAAAAGAAGCTTGGCTTGTGACTTGTCATTGATGTTTCTTGTAAAAGACTGAAACTTTGAGGGAATAGCAGTAGCTCCACTTACAAATACAGGTTCTGCTGCCATTTTCTTGGCTCGAGAAACTGGAATGAAGTGCCCAGGTATGTATCTATAGTCAATTGGGAAGGGAGATGAGATTCTGTCTGTGGGACTATTATATGTGTGTCTCCTCTCTCCGGGATTCACTGTCCACTGCCTTATCTCCAAATACTCTTTTCTTATCCTTTGagtttgtgttttgttgttttaaaaattaaatatttgcctccaaatattcattaatcTTTCATTTAGCCCATTATAGCTTAAAATATTTCAACCTCATCCCCATGGTTCAGCTAATAAAGTTTAACAGTAACCCACCTAtgaatttttttcccatttttgagtttcttttagatttttatttatgagatttgagtagaaagataaaagaaaatgaaaaatagaatttcttGTTAGTTTTATGGGTGAGCGGTGTTATTGAAACTTTTCAGGGACTATAGTGGTAAGATCAAGAGAAATATAGCTTTAAGTATAAAAATGGAAAATTGATGGTTGATGGATTAGTGAGGGTGcgaaatgaaatttataatttcagaTACTTGGATTTGTTCACAACAAAGACAAAGAATGTCGTTTTTGTGCACGAGTGACGTTTAAATTGTTAGATGGAGTAAATTAGAGTAAACCCTAGATTTAAATCCGTCTATGACTTAATTCTTTGTGTTTGAAAACCATTGAATCAATCTCCTGACCATTGCTGGCCATTGTCTTTTGAAAACATTATTCTCTGAGCTTTTACCATGTTGGTTTGTCTCTAAGAATTGTCAAATGTTAGGTTTGCAACTAAGAAAAAACCAGTAGATGTTCTAATAAAATAACAGTCAGCAAGAGTTGAGGGATTAAGTTGTAGGTTTTCAAAAATTGAAGGGCTAAAAACCCAAAGACAAGAATTATTTTCTCTGGCAGGTTCCTAATTTTAACTGTCAAAACTCAAAGAACAATAGTTCAGGTACTAAGGTTTGCAGGTCAGCAGTTGACCTCCCCTGCTAGGTAAAGTTTCATAACAACAGTTCAATATACAGGATTCAAGTAATCACCTGAAAGATTCAAAAAGAACTCCGTGGATAAATACTTGCACTTGCTTTTCTGAGACCGTAATTTCCTCCTACTTACAAATGCAAGAACTAAAAAGGGGCGTCCAAACTTAATACGTGAGTATAAATTAGTCTCCTCACAAGGACTCTGCAAATTGTTGTGCCTCCAGGTCCAGTTCTTGCCTCGTGATGCAGCTCATCAGCCAGTCACTGCTGAAAGTCCGCATTCCTTTCTTTGCAGCTGATAATGCTTCTTCAATGTCTTCTTCACAGGCAACAAAGATTGTTTTTGATGCTTCATTTTCTTTATCTAGTCCAGAAATTACCTGTATTTGTTTCACCATGGTTAGCAGATATTAAAGGGTTCTCATCAAGAAGCAGAACCGGTCCCTATATCCGCATTATACAAAATCCA
The Populus nigra chromosome 3, ddPopNigr1.1, whole genome shotgun sequence genome window above contains:
- the LOC133690300 gene encoding peptide chain release factor PrfB3, chloroplastic isoform X1, producing the protein MAAEPVFVSGATAIPSKFQSFTRNINDKSQAKLLLYSRVRASQKHSMDDKNNVYKQLGLFSLKKNIEDTVLRAEMLAPTALEHEEARRIKQEEMIHECNLWEDPAKSNEILIKLGGSAKAIDALKDLKYKAEEAKLISQLVEMEAINYRLFKQAYTASLDVRKLLDQYEMSRLLKGPYDKQGACVVIRAGSKGLNHEIWREELLNMYVKWAEKLGYKGRLVEKHTSMHGGIESATIEFEFECAYGYLSGERGIHHKINSQNGSVHHEVTTACVDVVPLFLGTSFDFQIDDEELIVSCSPSLLRDGKSRTELTVCLQHIPTGISVQSSGERSHFANKVKAHNRLKAKLLVIAEEQKVCDVSSIRRADIVDEWQKETRRYVSQPYKLVQDVRTGIELPDLNSILDGNINTLIGAHINIRHTE